From one Streptococcus oralis genomic stretch:
- a CDS encoding PadR family transcriptional regulator encodes MYFPTSSALIEFLILAVLEQGDSYGYEISQTIKLIANIKESTLYPILKKLEASGFLTTYSREFQGRMRKYYSLTNRGVEQLVTLKEEWTLYTDTVNGIIEGSIRHDKN; translated from the coding sequence ATGTACTTCCCAACATCCTCTGCCTTGATCGAATTTCTCATCTTGGCTGTACTGGAGCAGGGGGATTCTTATGGTTATGAGATTAGCCAAACCATTAAACTCATCGCCAATATCAAAGAATCTACGCTCTATCCCATTCTCAAAAAATTGGAAGCCAGTGGCTTTCTGACCACCTACTCTAGAGAGTTTCAGGGGCGTATGCGCAAATACTACTCCTTGACCAATCGGGGCGTAGAGCAGCTCGTTACTCTAAAGGAAGAGTGGACGCTCTATACCGACACCGTCAACGGCATTATAGAAGGGAGTATCCGCCATGACAAGAACTGA
- a CDS encoding DUF1700 domain-containing protein, whose protein sequence is MTRTDYLTQLETYLNKLPEADRIEAMDYFKELFDDAGSEGEEELIASLGTPKEAAHDILSDLLDKKVNEAPAQKNDRQLLHIALLALLVAPIGIPVGIGILMAIIGIFIAAVSVILAFFTVSVTGILLGGLFIIESFSVLVEAKSAFILIFGAGLLSIGASSLVLLGISYVARFFGLLIVRLAQWILKKGKRGDRHA, encoded by the coding sequence ATGACAAGAACTGACTATCTGACTCAGTTAGAAACCTATCTCAATAAACTGCCTGAAGCTGACCGCATCGAAGCCATGGACTACTTTAAGGAACTATTTGACGATGCAGGTTCAGAGGGCGAAGAGGAACTCATCGCCAGTCTAGGAACACCAAAAGAAGCAGCTCATGATATCCTCTCTGATCTTCTCGATAAAAAAGTCAATGAGGCACCTGCTCAAAAGAATGATCGCCAACTGCTACACATTGCCCTCCTGGCCCTGCTAGTAGCTCCTATCGGAATTCCGGTCGGGATCGGCATCCTCATGGCCATCATCGGTATTTTTATCGCGGCTGTCTCCGTCATTCTAGCCTTTTTCACTGTTTCGGTGACGGGTATCCTACTGGGCGGACTCTTTATCATAGAGAGCTTTAGCGTCCTAGTCGAAGCCAAATCTGCCTTTATCTTGATTTTTGGGGCCGGTTTGCTTTCTATCGGTGCTTCTTCTCTTGTTCTACTGGGTATCTCCTATGTAGCTCGTTTCTTTGGCCTCCTAATCGTCCGCTTGGCACAATGGATTCTTAAAAAAGGAAAGAGAGGTGATAGACATGCGTAA
- a CDS encoding DUF4097 family beta strand repeat-containing protein has translation MRKLTKGFLIFGVVSTILGFIMIIVGAQSNGIQSLLAMSKDPVYDNRIEEVTFGSEVEKLDLTLEEHSLTITESVDDKIHITYHPSVSGRHDLTTGMSDKTLSVTDKQASQHRFLGSGIEALLRIASSYSSRFDEVILSLPKGRRLQAITVSANRGQTNIRQANLENATIKTKGYLLRLTESSIKNSTLTTPHIINIFDTELTDSQVKTEEEHIYAENIKVHGKVELEAHSTLNLILSQKETDRINLDLSSQHGGIYHKPKEEHRGQKENELANPYKTDKADVKDLLIAKANQDIYLPKEEHSSPSRNH, from the coding sequence ATGCGTAAATTGACAAAAGGATTTCTCATCTTTGGTGTGGTTTCTACAATCCTTGGTTTTATCATGATCATTGTAGGTGCGCAGTCCAATGGTATTCAAAGTTTGCTTGCCATGTCAAAAGACCCCGTCTATGACAATCGTATCGAAGAAGTAACCTTTGGAAGCGAAGTGGAAAAACTTGATTTGACCCTTGAAGAACACAGCCTAACCATCACAGAGTCTGTAGATGACAAGATCCACATCACCTATCATCCGTCCGTGTCTGGCCGTCACGATCTGACTACTGGCATGAGTGACAAAACACTGAGCGTCACTGACAAACAAGCCTCCCAACATCGTTTTCTCGGTTCAGGAATCGAAGCCCTACTTCGTATTGCTAGCAGTTATTCTAGTCGTTTTGACGAAGTCATACTCTCCCTCCCTAAAGGAAGAAGACTACAAGCTATCACCGTCTCAGCCAATCGTGGTCAAACCAATATTCGCCAAGCCAATCTCGAAAATGCGACAATCAAAACAAAAGGCTACCTCTTAAGACTAACAGAAAGTTCTATCAAGAACAGCACACTAACGACACCTCATATCATCAATATCTTTGATACTGAATTGACAGATAGCCAGGTCAAGACCGAAGAGGAACACATCTATGCTGAGAATATCAAGGTCCACGGCAAGGTTGAGCTAGAGGCCCATTCCACTCTAAACCTCATTCTCTCCCAGAAAGAGACTGACCGTATCAATCTAGATCTTTCTTCTCAGCATGGTGGTATCTATCATAAACCCAAAGAAGAACATCGTGGACAAAAAGAGAATGAACTTGCCAACCCATACAAGACAGACAAAGCAGATGTCAAGGACCTGCTCATTGCAAAAGCCAACCAGGATATCTACCTACCTAAAGAAGAGCACTCTTCTCCATCTAGAAATCATTGA
- a CDS encoding DUF6574 domain-containing protein, translated as MTQEWFESTDLEKKSPQTKSENQPNEPETSEIVETEPQASPETPISPKELERHEEETPEIIGEAQTEEEGEGKAEEEHKQENPTKEKSILSKALESPYIPDIDPRKTARFKEEIALFWSWLLDAIQEPTTSKTRDQKHRYSVFALLTLLSSINLFFSIYHIKHLYYGYMISIANSSPNQLPPLDLFAGLSILVASALFYFSIILGGFTVRRVLDQESDFTFQEACDRYSRLFAIPLVLTALASFFALFGGLRFAGILTLLSMTIFALGNLFVISKPSKTSSLDPFYRFLLAVLLDAAILLPFFIAELALTVDYLRILTFF; from the coding sequence ATGACACAAGAATGGTTTGAAAGTACCGATCTTGAGAAGAAATCACCTCAGACGAAGTCGGAAAACCAGCCCAACGAGCCAGAGACTTCGGAAATTGTAGAGACCGAACCACAAGCAAGCCCAGAAACTCCTATCTCACCTAAAGAGTTGGAAAGGCATGAGGAGGAAACTCCCGAAATAATCGGGGAAGCCCAAACCGAGGAAGAGGGAGAAGGGAAAGCTGAAGAGGAACACAAGCAAGAAAACCCTACAAAAGAGAAAAGTATCCTTAGCAAGGCTTTAGAAAGTCCCTATATCCCAGACATTGACCCCCGCAAAACTGCTCGATTCAAAGAAGAAATCGCACTATTTTGGTCTTGGCTGCTGGATGCTATCCAAGAACCAACTACCAGCAAGACTAGGGACCAAAAGCATCGTTATAGTGTCTTTGCCCTGCTCACCTTGCTGTCTTCGATTAATCTTTTCTTTAGTATCTATCATATCAAGCACCTCTACTATGGCTATATGATTTCTATTGCTAATAGTTCTCCTAACCAGCTCCCACCTTTGGATCTCTTTGCTGGCCTTTCTATCTTGGTCGCTAGCGCTCTATTTTACTTTTCCATCATTTTGGGAGGCTTTACTGTCCGACGTGTGCTGGATCAGGAGAGTGACTTCACATTCCAAGAAGCTTGCGATCGTTACAGCCGGCTCTTTGCTATACCACTTGTCCTAACAGCTCTAGCAAGTTTCTTTGCACTTTTTGGTGGCTTACGATTTGCTGGCATCCTCACTCTTCTAAGCATGACCATCTTTGCCCTTGGAAATCTCTTTGTGATTAGCAAGCCAAGTAAGACCAGTAGCCTTGACCCATTTTATCGTTTCTTACTAGCTGTCTTACTTGATGCTGCTATTCTCTTACCCTTCTTCATTGCAGAGTTGGCGCTAACAGTGGACTACCTTCGCATCCTGACCTTCTTTTAA
- a CDS encoding DUF4299 family protein, with amino-acid sequence MAKTFFIPNKESILGQQEVLTAKSILALVEGLESHSYDAVYLRQPLNRLEYMECGIVGQSQFLFKVNYADSRKGYQVVIPDFLTRADWEIVEALLQALSSKLGQVVEGLEDFDFEAYFRQTIQHYLADKAVRLVYCQGLLSPIYLNKDYLESFLAEDGLARFEELVKKVQGSDAYLASVKFYPDAQGKVHGIYHLAQGVKTILPKEPFVPAPYTEQLAGKELVWEIDLVKISGDGSKAEDYETIARLDYARFLESLPTEFYHQLDANQLEVQAILGKDFEGLASIE; translated from the coding sequence ATGGCGAAAACATTTTTTATCCCAAATAAAGAAAGCATTCTAGGACAACAGGAGGTCTTGACTGCCAAGTCCATCTTGGCCTTGGTGGAGGGCTTGGAGTCGCACAGTTATGATGCAGTCTATCTCCGTCAGCCCCTCAATCGTCTCGAGTACATGGAGTGTGGGATTGTAGGCCAGTCGCAATTTCTTTTCAAAGTGAACTATGCGGATAGTCGAAAAGGCTATCAAGTGGTGATTCCAGACTTTCTTACCAGAGCGGACTGGGAGATTGTAGAAGCTCTCCTCCAAGCCCTATCGAGCAAGTTGGGGCAAGTGGTAGAAGGGCTAGAAGACTTTGACTTTGAAGCTTATTTCCGACAAACGATCCAGCATTATCTAGCGGATAAGGCGGTTCGTTTAGTATATTGCCAAGGACTCTTGTCTCCTATTTATCTCAACAAGGACTACCTCGAGAGCTTTTTGGCTGAGGACGGATTGGCACGTTTTGAAGAGCTAGTCAAGAAGGTTCAAGGCTCTGATGCCTACCTTGCCAGTGTGAAATTTTACCCGGATGCTCAAGGCAAGGTGCACGGTATCTACCACCTAGCCCAGGGAGTCAAGACGATTTTACCTAAGGAGCCCTTTGTACCAGCACCCTATACCGAGCAGCTAGCAGGCAAGGAGCTTGTTTGGGAGATTGACCTAGTGAAGATTTCTGGTGATGGGTCCAAAGCAGAAGACTATGAAACCATCGCTCGCTTGGACTATGCAAGATTCCTAGAGTCACTACCAACAGAATTTTACCACCAACTAGATGCCAATCAATTGGAAGTACAAGCCATTTTGGGAAAAGATTTTGAAGGATTGGCAAGCATCGAGTAG